The following coding sequences lie in one Candidatus Eisenbacteria bacterium genomic window:
- a CDS encoding 3-hydroxyacyl-CoA dehydrogenase, producing MARSQVSVVTVIGAGIMGRGIALASARSGYETRVIEPDENATQSAREEVAKILARAQEKGEIDAAAASAATARLAWAKTPDAAKGSDLVVEAAPESVALKADIYAKLARHLGPDAVLATNTSSLSITELAATSGRPARFLGMHFFNPVHRMRLIELVRGLETTDETVAIAEEVSRAMKKETVLVRESPGFVTSRINALIGNEAFAMLESGVASARDIDKALKLGLNHPMGPFEMVDLVGLDTRLSILEYLQRTLGEKFRPSPLLVQYVKAGRLGRKVGRGVYDYPE from the coding sequence ATGGCAAGATCGCAGGTCTCGGTGGTGACGGTCATTGGCGCGGGGATCATGGGGCGCGGAATCGCCCTCGCCTCCGCACGATCGGGATACGAGACGCGGGTGATCGAGCCGGACGAGAATGCGACCCAGTCGGCCCGGGAAGAGGTCGCGAAGATCCTGGCGCGCGCGCAGGAGAAGGGCGAGATCGATGCGGCCGCGGCCTCAGCGGCGACGGCGCGGCTCGCGTGGGCCAAGACGCCGGACGCGGCGAAGGGATCCGACCTCGTCGTGGAAGCGGCGCCGGAATCGGTAGCGCTCAAGGCCGACATCTACGCGAAGCTCGCGCGGCATCTGGGGCCCGACGCGGTCCTCGCGACGAACACGTCGTCGCTCAGCATCACCGAGCTCGCGGCCACGAGCGGCCGGCCCGCTCGATTCCTCGGCATGCACTTCTTCAATCCGGTCCACCGCATGCGATTGATCGAGCTCGTGCGGGGATTGGAGACGACCGATGAAACGGTGGCGATCGCGGAGGAGGTCTCCCGCGCCATGAAGAAGGAAACGGTGCTCGTGCGAGAGTCCCCCGGCTTCGTCACGTCACGGATCAACGCCCTGATCGGAAACGAGGCCTTCGCGATGCTGGAGTCGGGGGTCGCTTCGGCCCGCGACATCGACAAAGCCCTTAAGCTCGGGCTCAACCACCCGATGGGTCCCTTCGAGATGGTCGACCTCGTCGGGCTGGACACGCGGCTCAGCATCCTGGAATATTTGCAGCGGACCCTGGGCGAAAAGTTCCGCCCTTCCCCGCTCCTCGTGCAATACGTGAAGGCTGGGCGCCTGGGCCGCAAGGTCGGCCGCGGCGTCTACGACTACCCGGAGTGA
- a CDS encoding dCTP deaminase — protein MSIKSDNWICRMAAEKRMIEPFEPTQVRGADDKRIVSYGTSSYGYDVRCAGEFKVFTNINSTVVDPKKFDEKSFVDVHADVCIIPPNSFALARTVEYFRIPRSVLVICLGKSTYARCGIILNVTPLEPEWEGHVTLEFSNTTPLPAKIYANEGAAQMIFFESDEVCKISYKDRGGKYQGQKGVTLPKA, from the coding sequence ATGAGTATCAAGTCCGACAACTGGATCTGCCGGATGGCCGCCGAGAAGAGAATGATCGAGCCGTTCGAGCCCACTCAGGTCCGGGGCGCGGACGATAAACGGATCGTCTCCTACGGCACCTCGAGCTACGGCTACGACGTGCGATGCGCCGGCGAGTTCAAGGTCTTCACCAACATCAACTCGACTGTCGTCGATCCCAAGAAGTTCGACGAGAAGAGCTTCGTCGATGTCCACGCCGACGTGTGCATCATCCCGCCGAACTCCTTCGCCCTCGCGCGCACGGTCGAATACTTCCGCATTCCAAGAAGCGTGCTCGTAATTTGTTTGGGCAAAAGCACTTACGCGCGTTGTGGGATCATATTGAACGTAACGCCCTTGGAGCCGGAGTGGGAAGGTCACGTGACCTTGGAGTTCTCCAATACGACGCCGCTGCCCGCGAAGATCTATGCAAACGAGGGCGCCGCGCAAATGATCTTCTTCGAATCCGATGAGGTCTGCAAAATTTCTTACAAGGATCGGGGCGGAAAGTACCAGGGGCAGAAGGGCGTCACGCTGCCGAAGGCGTAG
- the miaB gene encoding tRNA (N6-isopentenyl adenosine(37)-C2)-methylthiotransferase MiaB encodes MARRIYIETYGCQMNVADSELMLGQFRAAGYERVDQPAEADVILVNTCAIREHAEQRIYGRLGELSRHKHRRPGVVLGVAGCMAQHLKGRLLERVSQLDLVVGPDAYRDLPLLIDQAREEPTLATRLSRDETYADLAPARADGVRAWISIMRGCDKFCAFCIVPYVRGRERSLPVEDVIKQIEHAAAEGFKEIVLLGQTVNAYRDGDVDFAELLRRADRIPGIERIRFTSPHPADMTDAAVEAIATCAKVCPQVHLPLQSGSDSVLDRMRRIYTIAQYDTLVGKLRAAIPGLALTTDIIVGFPGETVEDFETTRNVMRRIRYDAAFVFKYSPRPGARSAEWPETVDEEEKARRISTLIDEQKETSLEINAAAVGSEVEVLVEGPARRDPVQWFGKTLQFKTAVFPHRDEKVGDTFRMRVAAVSPYTLFGDGVPAAARIVEDVTV; translated from the coding sequence ATGGCGCGTCGGATCTACATCGAGACCTACGGCTGCCAGATGAACGTGGCCGACTCCGAGCTGATGCTCGGTCAATTCCGCGCCGCGGGCTACGAGCGGGTCGATCAGCCCGCCGAAGCCGACGTGATCCTCGTCAACACCTGTGCCATCCGCGAGCATGCCGAGCAACGCATCTACGGGCGCCTGGGCGAGCTGAGCCGGCACAAGCATCGCCGCCCCGGAGTCGTCCTCGGCGTCGCGGGGTGCATGGCCCAGCACTTGAAGGGACGTCTCCTCGAGCGCGTGTCGCAGCTCGACTTGGTTGTAGGCCCGGACGCGTACCGCGACCTTCCCCTTCTCATCGATCAGGCGCGCGAGGAGCCGACCCTGGCCACGCGTCTGAGTCGGGATGAGACCTACGCCGATCTCGCTCCCGCCCGTGCCGACGGAGTCCGCGCCTGGATCAGCATCATGCGCGGGTGCGACAAGTTCTGCGCCTTCTGCATCGTTCCATACGTGCGCGGGCGCGAGCGAAGCCTCCCCGTCGAGGACGTGATCAAGCAGATCGAGCACGCCGCCGCGGAGGGGTTCAAGGAAATCGTTCTTCTCGGGCAGACCGTCAACGCCTATCGCGACGGAGACGTCGACTTCGCCGAGCTCCTGCGCCGCGCCGACCGAATCCCCGGAATCGAGCGCATCCGCTTCACCTCGCCACACCCCGCCGACATGACCGACGCGGCGGTCGAGGCGATCGCGACCTGCGCCAAGGTCTGCCCTCAAGTGCATCTACCGCTCCAATCGGGCTCCGACTCGGTGCTCGATCGGATGCGCCGGATCTACACGATCGCCCAGTACGATACGCTGGTCGGCAAGCTGCGCGCCGCGATCCCTGGACTCGCGCTCACGACCGACATCATCGTCGGCTTCCCGGGCGAGACGGTCGAGGACTTCGAGACGACGCGGAACGTGATGCGCCGGATCCGCTACGACGCGGCGTTCGTCTTCAAGTACTCGCCGCGGCCGGGGGCGCGCTCCGCGGAGTGGCCGGAGACGGTGGACGAGGAGGAGAAGGCGCGCCGCATCTCGACCCTGATCGACGAGCAGAAGGAAACTTCGCTCGAGATCAACGCCGCTGCCGTCGGGAGCGAGGTGGAGGTGCTGGTCGAGGGACCCGCGAGGCGGGATCCCGTACAGTGGTTCGGGAAGACGCTCCAATTCAAGACGGCGGTCTTTCCGCACCGCGACGAAAAGGTCGGCGACACCTTCCGCATGCGTGTGGCCGCGGTTTCTCCCTACACCCTGTTCGGAGACGGGGTCCCCGCGGCGGCTCGCATCGTGGAGGACGTGACGGTCTGA
- a CDS encoding M1 family metallopeptidase produces MTAPGLHYTIDVRLDTGRNRLDGWTTIRYRSGADSALPAIHFHAYPNAFSGPRTIYAREGERQAEKYDIRFARPSERGWMTIDSVTADGAPARIVMNETLARVDLPHPLAPGDSVALRLHFTVQIPKQFDRFGHTGNAYSIAQWYPKVVVYDDLGWHLDPFHFMSEFYGEYATYDVTVTLPDRLWVGATGVPCGAEGGDNEIPRFPAETPRDSVTVSMGVVLADSLAGRWPAGTLDVETDLELPHGSPPVTIAVPRQGHATLRVPRGSPVHYSYHWKDAKGVALEEADAAGRPGPLRLILAARDLAVQDTLRALAAKAGPRDTILPSLKTLRFRAERVHDFAWVACPDYVGSDTTWAGIEVSALVFREDAAKWREIKAQTVDALRHHTRVVGPYVWPRFTATEAFCGGGAMEYPMLVMDEPAMNSGLVRSLDDTNAHEVGHEWFYGMLGSDERAHPWMDEGFTQYIEHDYTDAKYPHGLFRHVDRFPWVGRISALDLDEQSYLARAWARDERPIATPADGHPGYPTYGVAAYSKPASMLHTLRGMVGDSLFTEFLHLYYRRNLLRHPRPPDVIRAADGATGQDLAPFFRSWVETIDRPSFALGAIRRERAGADYRTSVVVVRKEAMVLPVTVEATFADGTRQERRILARDRRTPAVFESRSPLRSARLDPRHEIIEMDRLDNGSGTLPPMRFHFLTGFPSAEAIGVSYGPTIWHGDEEGLRLGGWMDGRYLPSGDFPCGIYGFDGGLSYGARDGSVAYRAGLWGRAGVLGARSRLRTLIARDEGLFRAGLHAENTAMAPARRHPYRSWKLSAEYRDRSELRAVDPQYWSSGKTWNGGLALGLETIGPRHSESVQIEYRRGISVGADQHHPLSTWNYNWLRLTANQNLSPLPGGLKASWRIAAGTAFNQAPSELQFDIAEESRLDALDRFYANDRGPLRESDHFLVPGGGGARGYSGRAILGKRLLAATLEIEHAEYPVYLFSDAGRVEGPIASPAGRAHSGRRRRGRPIRADRRGVSCLGRQPRIRGEFLACPVAILGRDGPSPHAVAIRGSM; encoded by the coding sequence GTGACCGCGCCCGGACTCCATTACACGATCGACGTTCGGCTCGACACCGGGCGTAACCGGCTCGACGGCTGGACCACGATCCGGTATCGAAGCGGCGCCGACAGCGCCCTCCCCGCGATTCATTTCCACGCCTATCCCAACGCGTTCTCGGGCCCGCGGACGATCTACGCGCGGGAGGGGGAACGCCAGGCGGAGAAATACGACATCCGCTTCGCGCGACCTTCCGAGCGCGGCTGGATGACGATCGACTCGGTCACCGCCGACGGCGCTCCGGCGCGGATCGTCATGAACGAGACGCTCGCGCGCGTCGATCTCCCTCATCCGCTCGCTCCCGGCGACTCCGTCGCGCTCCGGCTCCACTTCACGGTTCAGATCCCCAAGCAATTCGACCGCTTCGGCCACACCGGAAACGCGTACTCGATCGCCCAGTGGTACCCCAAGGTCGTGGTCTACGACGACCTGGGGTGGCACCTGGACCCGTTCCACTTCATGTCGGAGTTCTACGGCGAGTACGCGACGTACGACGTCACGGTCACGCTGCCGGATCGCCTCTGGGTCGGCGCCACCGGTGTTCCTTGCGGAGCCGAGGGCGGCGACAACGAAATCCCGCGATTCCCGGCCGAAACGCCTCGCGACAGCGTCACGGTGTCGATGGGGGTAGTGCTCGCGGATTCGTTGGCAGGCCGGTGGCCCGCGGGGACGCTGGACGTGGAAACAGATCTCGAGCTGCCGCACGGCTCGCCGCCGGTCACGATCGCGGTGCCGCGCCAAGGACACGCGACGCTCCGGGTTCCGCGGGGCTCGCCGGTCCACTACTCGTATCATTGGAAAGACGCGAAGGGGGTCGCTCTCGAGGAAGCCGACGCGGCGGGGAGACCGGGGCCCCTTCGACTGATCCTCGCGGCCCGCGACCTCGCGGTCCAAGACACGCTTCGCGCGCTCGCGGCGAAAGCCGGACCGCGCGACACGATCCTCCCTTCGCTCAAGACGCTCCGGTTCCGGGCGGAGCGCGTTCACGACTTTGCCTGGGTCGCGTGTCCCGACTACGTGGGGAGCGACACGACGTGGGCCGGCATCGAGGTCAGCGCGCTCGTGTTCCGGGAGGACGCCGCGAAGTGGCGCGAGATCAAGGCCCAGACGGTCGACGCGCTGCGGCACCACACGAGAGTCGTGGGGCCCTACGTGTGGCCCCGATTCACCGCGACGGAGGCCTTCTGCGGCGGGGGCGCGATGGAGTACCCGATGCTGGTCATGGACGAGCCGGCCATGAACTCGGGGCTCGTCCGCAGTCTGGACGACACGAACGCGCACGAGGTGGGGCACGAATGGTTCTACGGCATGCTCGGCAGTGACGAGCGCGCTCACCCGTGGATGGACGAGGGTTTCACGCAGTACATCGAGCACGACTACACCGATGCCAAGTATCCCCACGGTCTGTTCCGTCATGTCGATCGGTTCCCGTGGGTGGGCCGGATCTCGGCCTTGGATTTGGACGAGCAGTCCTACCTCGCGCGTGCTTGGGCCAGGGACGAGCGGCCCATCGCGACGCCCGCGGACGGACATCCCGGCTATCCCACGTACGGAGTGGCCGCTTATTCCAAGCCGGCGAGCATGCTCCACACGCTACGCGGGATGGTCGGCGATTCGCTCTTCACGGAGTTCCTCCACCTCTACTATCGACGCAATCTTCTGCGCCATCCGCGGCCGCCGGACGTCATCCGCGCCGCCGACGGCGCGACGGGGCAGGACCTGGCGCCGTTTTTCCGCTCGTGGGTCGAGACGATCGATCGCCCGAGCTTCGCGCTTGGCGCGATCCGCCGGGAGCGGGCGGGAGCGGACTATCGAACTTCGGTCGTCGTGGTCCGGAAGGAGGCGATGGTTCTGCCGGTGACCGTAGAGGCAACGTTCGCCGACGGAACGCGGCAGGAGCGCCGCATCCTGGCGCGGGACCGTAGGACGCCGGCGGTTTTTGAGAGCCGGTCGCCGCTCCGAAGCGCGCGGCTCGATCCGCGCCACGAGATCATCGAGATGGACCGGCTCGACAACGGCAGCGGCACGCTCCCGCCGATGCGATTTCATTTCCTCACGGGGTTCCCGTCCGCGGAAGCAATCGGGGTCTCGTATGGGCCCACGATCTGGCACGGGGACGAGGAGGGGCTTCGCTTGGGCGGCTGGATGGACGGGCGCTATCTGCCTTCAGGGGACTTCCCATGCGGAATCTATGGTTTCGATGGCGGGCTCTCGTACGGCGCGCGAGACGGCTCGGTCGCCTACCGTGCCGGCCTTTGGGGACGAGCCGGCGTCCTGGGAGCACGGAGCCGTCTTCGGACGCTCATCGCCCGCGATGAGGGGCTCTTCCGGGCGGGTCTGCACGCGGAGAACACCGCGATGGCGCCGGCGCGGCGCCACCCGTACCGGTCGTGGAAGCTGTCGGCCGAGTACCGCGATCGAAGCGAGTTGAGGGCCGTGGACCCACAATACTGGTCGAGTGGAAAAACGTGGAACGGGGGGCTGGCGCTCGGCCTCGAGACGATCGGACCGCGGCACAGCGAAAGTGTTCAGATCGAGTATCGACGCGGAATTTCAGTGGGCGCCGATCAGCATCACCCTCTGTCGACCTGGAACTACAACTGGCTTCGGCTGACCGCGAACCAGAACCTGAGCCCGCTCCCCGGTGGGCTCAAGGCGTCGTGGAGGATCGCGGCCGGCACCGCCTTCAACCAAGCGCCAAGCGAGCTTCAGTTCGACATCGCCGAGGAGAGCCGGCTCGACGCGCTCGATCGCTTCTACGCCAACGATCGAGGCCCGCTCCGCGAGTCCGACCACTTCCTCGTTCCGGGAGGCGGTGGGGCGCGCGGCTACTCGGGCCGGGCAATCCTAGGGAAGCGCCTCCTCGCCGCCACCCTCGAGATCGAGCACGCGGAGTACCCCGTGTACCTGTTCAGCGACGCAGGCCGGGTGGAAGGTCCCATCGCTTCGCCCGCTGGTCGGGCGCACTCTGGCCGACGCCGGCGTGGGCGTCCGATACGGGCCGATCGACGTGGCGTTTCCTGTCTGGGTCGGCAGCCCCGCATCCGAGGAGAGTTCCTGGCATGTCCGGTGGCGATTCTCGGTCGGGACGGTCCATCTCCCCACGCCGTAGCCATTCGCGGATCGATGTGA
- a CDS encoding DoxX family protein, with the protein MPVGLGLPVRATSSSRMELASMRWIFSTTGTFWQVPLRLCLAYVFWMHGAQKVLGMYHGPGLHGFVGYLAGSGVPASLAYLAAFSEFLGAFGMLFGFLTRIAALGLMANMAYATVAVHAKWGFFMNWGGDPTRGHGYEYPMTLFCMALALFIGGGGNLSIDRMIAPKEKRPG; encoded by the coding sequence ATGCCGGTCGGGTTAGGGTTGCCGGTCCGGGCTACGTCGAGCTCTCGGATGGAGCTGGCATCGATGAGATGGATCTTCTCCACCACGGGCACATTCTGGCAGGTCCCGCTCCGGCTTTGCCTCGCGTACGTTTTCTGGATGCACGGTGCGCAGAAGGTCCTCGGGATGTACCACGGTCCGGGTCTCCATGGATTCGTCGGGTACCTCGCTGGGTCCGGCGTGCCCGCCTCCCTTGCCTACCTCGCGGCCTTTTCGGAGTTCCTCGGGGCATTTGGGATGCTGTTCGGCTTCCTCACGCGGATCGCGGCGCTCGGCCTCATGGCCAACATGGCCTACGCAACCGTTGCCGTCCACGCGAAGTGGGGCTTCTTCATGAATTGGGGCGGCGACCCGACGCGGGGGCACGGATACGAATACCCAATGACCCTGTTCTGCATGGCGCTGGCGCTTTTCATCGGCGGCGGCGGCAACCTTTCCATCGATCGGATGATCGCACCCAAAGAGAAGCGCCCAGGTTGA
- a CDS encoding SelT/SelW/SelH family protein: MAAELKQNFGAESTLVPGGGGVFDVSVDGKIIFSKKSVGRFPEPGEIVGMLQKK, translated from the coding sequence TTGGCGGCCGAGCTGAAGCAGAACTTCGGAGCTGAGTCGACGCTCGTTCCCGGAGGCGGAGGAGTCTTCGACGTCTCCGTCGACGGCAAGATCATCTTCTCCAAGAAGTCGGTGGGACGGTTCCCCGAGCCCGGGGAGATCGTCGGGATGCTTCAGAAGAAATAG
- a CDS encoding insulinase family protein, with amino-acid sequence MRSLIRLLTPLALAGAIGALLLASPAVAGPRPLAPSAGPASATAAAISTPAAPVHEEILPNGLQVLLVEDHSKPLVGVCIFVKGGSRTEPPSLSGLSHYYEHLIFRGGSTKQAELEFRREMQRIGEESGGYTTNDYTCYGFTSPIQNLDEALWRSVDAWMGLKLTQPKVAKERQVVMEEYNQGEDRPDYKVYYQIERLMFRDHPYKRDTIGLKEVIEHASLQTFRTFYEERYVPNQMILAAVGDFKTAEMSEKLRRAFAPYKRGQDDFELGLTEGPQREFRMGVESMKTPNTWTHLGFHVPPYSDPDAPALTVLAAVLGQGTSSRLYRALKDKVNLVSSVSADFEVRRDPGMFLVTAEMPPESESRVFGIVRDELHRIATEPVGAAELSRVKSSLLHDYAFDAQTVFDRAERLCLFGVMSDVSLEALWPKLLDSVTAEDLQRVAARYLAADLASYSVVRPEGTTGPKPEEIEAMLPPWRTGWPAVAASQGPSVGPVRREVLSNGLTLILKEDHATPVVAVSTVARGGQWIEPEGLGGVSNMAATLLSRGAGSMSAQDISSRADALGMRLTTSGAADYAVIAWQAPASNFEKAWEIYRDVTIHPTFPASEVVKVREDLTRQVKSLGDRPFELTNLEFAKVLYKHSPYRRLVIGEEASLAKIQTPDLRKAYETMFCGSNMVVAIVGDFDADRALELARGSFSTLRRGAAVSVGDVRDEPAQEKRPSLIDKEQEQVTYNTGWLACSVRDPDYVPLRLATALIGDKVFFKYVYEKGVAYRSWFYMADRMGQSSAQNEMGVTPANFAMASTGVLRDIDETFRAGLPEAELKRSADKLLSRWYLGAQRSDQVAARLCYFESAGLGYQYADRYPDLVRKTTSREVLDVARKYFKPGSWTRVAVGKEPAKAAGSSSAPSR; translated from the coding sequence ATGAGGTCGCTGATCCGTCTGCTCACGCCCTTAGCGCTTGCGGGCGCGATCGGCGCACTCCTGCTCGCCTCCCCCGCCGTCGCCGGCCCCCGTCCGCTCGCGCCGAGCGCCGGCCCCGCCAGCGCCACCGCCGCGGCGATCTCCACTCCGGCCGCGCCGGTCCACGAGGAAATCCTGCCCAATGGGCTCCAGGTCCTCCTGGTCGAGGATCACTCGAAGCCGCTGGTCGGAGTCTGCATCTTCGTGAAGGGGGGAAGTCGCACGGAGCCTCCCAGCCTCTCCGGCCTCAGCCACTACTACGAGCATCTGATTTTCCGGGGCGGCTCCACGAAGCAGGCGGAGCTGGAATTCCGCCGGGAGATGCAGCGGATCGGGGAGGAGAGCGGCGGCTACACGACGAACGACTACACCTGCTACGGGTTCACGTCGCCGATCCAGAACCTCGATGAAGCCCTCTGGCGGTCGGTCGACGCGTGGATGGGTCTCAAGTTGACCCAGCCCAAGGTCGCGAAAGAGCGGCAGGTCGTGATGGAGGAATACAACCAGGGCGAGGACCGCCCCGACTACAAGGTCTACTACCAGATCGAGCGGCTCATGTTCCGCGACCATCCGTACAAGCGGGACACGATCGGGCTTAAAGAGGTCATCGAGCACGCTTCGCTCCAGACGTTCCGCACCTTCTACGAGGAGCGATACGTCCCGAACCAGATGATCCTCGCCGCGGTGGGCGATTTCAAAACCGCCGAGATGAGCGAGAAGCTGCGCCGCGCCTTCGCGCCATACAAGCGGGGCCAGGATGACTTCGAGCTGGGACTGACCGAAGGGCCGCAGCGCGAGTTCCGCATGGGTGTCGAATCGATGAAGACGCCGAATACCTGGACCCACCTCGGCTTCCACGTTCCGCCCTACTCCGATCCGGACGCGCCCGCGCTGACCGTTCTCGCCGCCGTCCTCGGGCAGGGAACCTCGTCGCGGCTCTATCGCGCGCTCAAGGACAAGGTGAACCTGGTCTCGAGCGTCAGCGCGGACTTCGAGGTGCGCCGCGATCCTGGGATGTTCCTGGTCACCGCCGAGATGCCACCCGAGTCGGAATCGCGCGTGTTCGGGATCGTGCGGGACGAGCTGCACCGCATCGCGACCGAGCCGGTCGGGGCGGCGGAGCTTTCGCGGGTGAAGTCATCGCTCCTCCACGACTACGCGTTCGACGCCCAGACCGTCTTCGACCGCGCGGAGCGGCTCTGCCTCTTCGGCGTGATGTCGGATGTCTCGCTCGAAGCGCTCTGGCCGAAGCTTTTGGATAGCGTCACGGCGGAGGATCTCCAGCGGGTCGCCGCACGCTACCTTGCCGCCGATCTCGCTTCCTACTCGGTCGTGAGGCCGGAAGGCACGACCGGCCCGAAGCCGGAGGAGATCGAGGCGATGCTCCCGCCGTGGCGGACCGGATGGCCGGCCGTGGCCGCGTCCCAAGGTCCGAGCGTAGGGCCCGTCCGCCGCGAGGTGCTCTCGAACGGCCTCACGCTCATTCTCAAGGAGGATCACGCGACGCCGGTCGTCGCCGTGTCGACCGTCGCGCGCGGCGGCCAGTGGATCGAGCCGGAGGGACTCGGTGGCGTCTCCAACATGGCGGCCACGCTCTTGAGCCGCGGCGCGGGCTCGATGTCGGCGCAGGACATCTCCAGTCGGGCCGACGCCCTCGGCATGCGCCTCACGACCAGCGGCGCGGCCGACTACGCGGTGATCGCGTGGCAGGCGCCCGCCTCCAATTTCGAGAAGGCGTGGGAGATCTATCGGGACGTCACGATCCACCCGACCTTCCCCGCTTCCGAGGTCGTAAAGGTCCGCGAGGACTTGACCCGTCAGGTGAAGAGCCTCGGCGACCGGCCGTTCGAGCTCACGAACCTCGAGTTCGCGAAGGTGCTCTACAAGCATTCACCTTACCGGCGCCTCGTGATCGGGGAGGAAGCTTCGCTCGCGAAAATCCAGACGCCGGACCTCCGGAAGGCGTATGAAACCATGTTCTGCGGCTCCAACATGGTCGTGGCGATCGTCGGCGATTTCGACGCGGACCGAGCGCTGGAGCTGGCCCGCGGCTCCTTCTCGACGCTGCGGCGCGGCGCCGCGGTCTCGGTGGGCGACGTGCGGGACGAGCCGGCCCAAGAGAAGCGGCCGAGCTTGATCGACAAGGAGCAGGAGCAGGTGACCTACAACACAGGCTGGCTCGCGTGCTCCGTGCGCGACCCCGACTACGTGCCCCTCCGCCTCGCGACGGCGCTGATCGGCGACAAGGTGTTCTTCAAGTACGTCTACGAGAAGGGCGTCGCCTACCGCTCCTGGTTCTACATGGCCGATCGGATGGGGCAATCCTCCGCCCAGAACGAAATGGGCGTCACGCCCGCTAATTTCGCGATGGCTTCGACGGGGGTGCTTCGGGACATCGACGAGACGTTCCGGGCGGGGCTCCCCGAGGCAGAGCTGAAGCGCTCCGCGGACAAGCTGCTCTCCCGCTGGTATCTCGGGGCGCAGCGATCGGATCAGGTCGCCGCGCGGCTCTGCTACTTCGAGAGCGCGGGCCTCGGATATCAATACGCGGACCGCTACCCGGATCTGGTGCGGAAGACGACCTCGCGCGAGGTGCTGGACGTCGCGAGGAAGTATTTCAAGCCCGGCTCGTGGACGCGCGTCGCGGTCGGGAAGGAGCCGGCAAAGGCGGCCGGGTCCTCCTCGGCGCCCTCGCGCTAG